The DNA sequence TTtaggtgccctgaactgctgAATCGCCGATAAATACTTTTGCAACGGCCTTACACCCTCCGCTGATAGTTCATGTCCTAAAAAGTGTACTTTAGTGACTCCGATTATACATTTTTCTTGTTTTAATACTACATTGTTATCATTTAACACGGATATAACTTGCTGGAGTCTTGCGTCATGCTCTTCTTTGTCTCTTCCATAAACCAATATGTCATCCATAAAATTTATGACCCCTTCACAGCCAAGTAACAGTTTCTCtattgttttttgaaaaatctcCGGGGCGCAGGTAATTCCGAACATCAAACGTTTGTACCTGTACATGCCTTGGCCGGTAATGAATGTTGTTATATGTCTGGAATCTGGGTGTAGTTCTAATTGGTGAAAAGCATCTCTGATGTCCAACTTGCTAAAGTACTTGGCGTCGCGTACTTGGGGTAGTAACTTATCCATTGTAGGCAAGGGATGATTTTCTCTCATTATGGCAGCATTTGCCCTTCTCATGTCTACGCATAATCGAAGGTCTCCATTTTCCTTTAAAATTGGTACGATTGGAGATACCCATTTAGATGAGCCTGAGACCTCTTCTATTATATCTCTCTTAATTAGTTCTTCTAACTTTTCTTCAACTTTCTTTTCCAATGGTATAGGAATCCTTCTGAGTGGCTGTGATACAGGTGGGACTGTATCATCTATGGGTATATGTATcacaacattttttattttaggaaaTGTTTCTTCTTGGACTTGGTTGATTTGTAAGCCTAATTTAAGGACACCCAACTGTTTTGCTGTATCCCTGCCTAAAAGGTCTCTTGTGCCCTTAGTAATAACATAGAAAGTAGCCTCTTGAGTTTGATTTCCAACTCTTATTTTTGCTTTAAATGTGCCTTGTAAGGGTAGTGGAGTTGTACTCCCATAAGGTACAAATATCTTATCCATATCATTGTTTTGGTCATAAATCAGTACTTTACTACTTTTCATTTCTACCCAGGTTTCTTCAGTTATCAAATTTCTTCTGGAGCCAGAATCAATCAACATATTTATTTTGACTCCTCCAACTTCACATTCAATAGTATCATCACTGTCAATATTGAAGACATATTGTATTTCTTCTGTTACTTGTGAAGTCATTTGGTTAATGTCCTGAGATTCTTTATTACTTTTGAATTTTTTAGTGTTGAAACTCCTATCGTCAGGATTTTTTCTTTTACGGCACATTTGCTGGAAATGGCCTATACGTTTACATCTAAAACATTCTTTATCAATTGCCGGGCATTTTACATGAGAACGGCTTCCGCATCGTTGACATGGTTCTTTAAATTTCTTcacattgttattattttgctttgtaCTTATTCTATTTACTCCTTCCTTGCTTGCCGCTTTGTCTTCAAAATCTTCCAGTTGCCTGTTAACGGCTTCCAAAGAATTCGCCTCCATGATTATCTTTTCTAAAGTCATGTCGTCTCCTGCGCGTAAAATCTTCTTTCTCAATTCGCTGGAGGAACCCTTTTCAATAATTTGGTCTATTATGTTCTCGTCCTCATTATGGAATTGGCACTTGACTGCCTGCTGTCTTAGTCGTACTAAAAATTTCTCAAATTTTTCGTTAATTTCTTGTTTCAATTGTCTGAATAAATGTCGTTCATACACTTTACTTTGTTTCGGTGAGAAGTAAGAGTCTAGCTTTGATAATGCAATTTCAAAGACATCTCTTCTAGGTCCTCCATCTTCTATATCTGGATCTGGGATATTGTAGAAAATCTCCTGCAATTCTTGTCCCCCAAAATGAAGAAGACTGGCTCTCTTCTTTTCACTTTTTTCTATGCCAGCTGCATCTATATATATTCGGAGTGCCCTCTTCCAACGTTCCCATCGGATTCCCAAAGAAGTCGGTTCACCTCCACATTCAAACTTGTCCAGCGTCAGCGCCATGGCCCCATATCGTGCCATCGCAACCGCCTAAAAACAAATGATCTAATTA is a window from the Cydia amplana chromosome 6, ilCydAmpl1.1, whole genome shotgun sequence genome containing:
- the LOC134649081 gene encoding uncharacterized protein K02A2.6-like yields the protein MARYGAMALTLDKFECGGEPTSLGIRWERWKRALRIYIDAAGIEKSEKKRASLLHFGGQELQEIFYNIPDPDIEDGGPRRDVFEIALSKLDSYFSPKQSKVYERHLFRQLKQEINEKFEKFLVRLRQQAVKCQFHNEDENIIDQIIEKGSSSELRKKILRAGDDMTLEKIIMEANSLEAVNRQLEDFEDKAASKEGVNRISTKQNNNNVKKFKEPCQRCGSRSHVKCPAIDKECFRCKRIGHFQQMCRKRKNPDDRSFNTKKFKSNKESQDINQMTSQVTEEIQYVFNIDSDDTIECEVGGVKINMLIDSGSRRNLITEETWVEMKSSKVLIYDQNNDMDKIFVPYGSTTPLPLQGTFKAKIRVGNQTQEATFYVITKGTRDLLGRDTAKQLGVLKLGLQINQVQEETFPKIKNVVIHIPIDDTVPPVSQPLRRIPIPLEKKVEEKLEELIKRDIIEEVSGSSKWVSPIVPILKENGDLRLCVDMRRANAAIMRENHPLPTMDKLLPQVRDAKYFSKLDIRDAFHQLELHPDSRHITTFITGQGMYRYKRLMFGITCAPEIFQKTIEKLLLGCEGVINFMDDILVYGRDKEEHDARLQQVISVLNDNNVVLKQEKCIIGVTKVHFLGHELSAEGVRPLQKYLSAIQQFRAPKTVAELQSFMGLVNYVGRWIPNLSTVTEPMKVLLRNRPGKNMSLQNDWGCKQETAFETLKQAISKIPTLGYYDVTKKTIVIADASPVGLGAVLVQINNNEPRIIAFGSRTLTDCERRYCQTEKEALALVWAIEHFHIFLYGKQFDLITDHKPLEVIFGPKSKPCARIERWILRLQSYKFKVIYRPGKNNIADPLSRLNDNNLSSGQPIEHHIQQIVEYIRPKAVLLKEVADHSEKDPEIQKVKAGLYHNNWDEDVKIYKLFQTELCFYEEVLLRGTRIVIPKDLRKKILEAAHEGHPGIVAMKARLRAKVWWPRYDKEAEKLVKSCAGCTLVSAPNPPNPLKRRELPDEAWKDVAIDLLGPLPSGDHILVIVDYFSRYKEVKICQKIDSSEMIKNLTEIFSRLGDPATITADNGRQFISEEFKTFCTERGIILHSTIPYWPQMNGEVERQNRDILKRLRISQIEKTDWKLALLEYLRMYNSTPHSVTGKTPSELFFRRQFRDKIPMISDLGQKGDIDWKDKDIDIEVRDKDKELKEKGKEYTDEKRKAKECELVQGDKVIMKNMTKDNKLSTPFGPTALTVEKVTGGDVEVVNEETGQRYRRNVVHLKRVDGEWQINLVIDY